A single region of the Pseudalkalibacillus berkeleyi genome encodes:
- a CDS encoding phosphocarrier protein HPr — translation MAVEKTFKVTSESGIHARPATTLVNKAGQFSAHIDLVHNEKTVNLKSIMGVMSLGIQQGSEITIKADGNDADEALSSLSELLKEEGLAE, via the coding sequence ATGGCAGTAGAAAAAACATTCAAAGTAACGAGTGAATCTGGAATACACGCAAGACCGGCAACTACACTAGTGAACAAAGCAGGACAATTCAGTGCACACATTGATTTAGTACACAATGAGAAGACCGTTAATCTCAAATCAATCATGGGTGTTATGTCTTTAGGGATTCAGCAGGGGTCAGAAATTACAATCAAAGCAGATGGAAATGATGCTGACGAAGCACTATCTTCTCTTAGTGAACTATTAAAAGAAGAAGGACTTGCTGAGTAA
- the ptsG gene encoding glucose-specific PTS transporter subunit IIBC: protein MMQKAFGTLQKVGKALMLPVAILPAAGLLLAFGNALQNPTLVKIAPFLKNDAMVMIASVMESAGGIIFGNLALLFAVGVAIGLAGGDGVAGLAATVGFLIMNVTMSVILGLEIPDVTGGDVDPAYALVLGIPTLQTGVFGGIILGILAAFMYNKFYNIELPSYLGFFAGKRFVPIATAASAVLLGIIMTFAWPPVQDGLNAFSQNMVHANLTLSAFVFGVIERALIPFGLHHIFYAPFWFEFGSYTTEAGDLVRGDQRIFFEQIKDGVQNLTAGTFMTGKFPFMMFGLPAAALAIYHEARPERKKIVAGIMASAALTSFLTGITEPIEFSFLFVAPVLFGIHTIFAGLSFMTMHLLDVKIGMTFSGGLIDFILFGVLNSQTNWWLVIPVGLVFAVIYYFGFRFAIRKFNLMTPGREDDVEEDDSSGSQGKSDDLPYDILDGLGGQDNISHLDACITRLRVSVNDVKKVDKNRLKKLGASGVLEVGNNIQAIFGPRSDAIKSQMQDIMKGKYPRKVEVDTEQEVREQVEDVNPESLKGEVEMSTMNIQSPIKGIILPITEVPDEVFAGKMMGDGFAIEPIEGTVVAPTDAKVVNVFPTKHAIGLETADGKEILIHFGIDTVNLKGEGFEVLVEQGDQVKQGQPILKADLDYIEKHAKSTVTPIVFTNLSDGESVNVNKSGQVDLGEEDIISFEK from the coding sequence ATGATGCAAAAGGCATTTGGAACGTTACAGAAAGTCGGTAAAGCATTAATGTTACCGGTTGCAATTCTTCCAGCTGCGGGATTGTTACTTGCGTTTGGTAATGCACTTCAAAATCCAACACTGGTAAAGATAGCTCCATTTTTAAAGAATGACGCAATGGTGATGATTGCATCTGTCATGGAATCAGCAGGTGGAATCATTTTTGGGAACTTAGCACTTCTCTTTGCTGTTGGTGTTGCCATTGGATTAGCCGGTGGGGATGGTGTAGCTGGATTAGCTGCAACAGTAGGATTCTTAATTATGAATGTCACGATGAGTGTCATCTTAGGATTAGAAATTCCTGATGTGACTGGAGGAGATGTAGATCCAGCCTATGCACTCGTGCTAGGAATACCTACTTTACAGACAGGGGTATTCGGAGGGATCATCCTAGGCATACTAGCTGCCTTCATGTATAACAAGTTTTATAATATTGAGCTACCTTCCTACTTAGGTTTCTTTGCAGGTAAGCGGTTTGTTCCGATTGCGACTGCAGCTAGTGCCGTTTTATTGGGCATTATCATGACTTTCGCTTGGCCACCTGTACAAGATGGCTTAAATGCTTTTTCACAAAACATGGTCCATGCAAATCTTACGTTGTCTGCATTTGTTTTTGGTGTCATTGAAAGGGCTTTAATCCCTTTTGGTTTACATCATATTTTTTATGCACCGTTTTGGTTTGAGTTCGGATCTTACACAACTGAAGCTGGAGACTTGGTCCGTGGTGATCAACGTATATTCTTCGAACAAATTAAAGATGGTGTCCAAAACTTAACAGCTGGAACATTTATGACAGGGAAGTTCCCATTTATGATGTTCGGTTTACCAGCTGCGGCACTTGCGATCTATCATGAAGCTCGACCTGAGAGAAAGAAGATCGTTGCAGGTATCATGGCTTCTGCAGCTTTAACTTCGTTCTTAACTGGAATTACAGAACCGATTGAATTCTCGTTCTTATTCGTAGCACCAGTATTATTCGGTATTCACACAATCTTTGCAGGTCTCTCTTTTATGACAATGCACTTACTTGATGTAAAGATTGGAATGACTTTCTCAGGTGGATTGATTGACTTTATCCTTTTTGGGGTACTTAATTCACAAACGAACTGGTGGTTAGTCATTCCGGTTGGACTTGTTTTTGCGGTCATCTATTATTTCGGTTTCCGATTTGCAATCCGTAAATTCAACTTAATGACACCAGGTCGTGAGGATGATGTTGAAGAGGATGACTCATCTGGATCCCAAGGAAAGTCTGATGATCTTCCATATGATATTCTTGATGGCTTAGGCGGACAAGATAACATTTCTCACCTCGATGCATGTATTACTCGATTAAGAGTTTCAGTGAATGATGTGAAGAAAGTTGATAAAAATCGATTGAAAAAGTTAGGTGCCTCTGGAGTCCTTGAAGTTGGGAACAATATTCAAGCGATATTTGGACCAAGATCAGATGCGATCAAATCACAAATGCAAGATATTATGAAGGGGAAATACCCTCGTAAGGTAGAAGTTGATACCGAACAAGAAGTGAGAGAACAAGTTGAAGATGTTAATCCCGAATCGTTGAAAGGAGAGGTTGAGATGAGCACAATGAATATCCAATCACCGATAAAAGGAATAATACTACCGATTACAGAAGTTCCAGATGAAGTATTTGCTGGAAAAATGATGGGTGATGGTTTCGCAATTGAGCCTATAGAAGGTACGGTTGTTGCACCAACTGATGCTAAAGTAGTCAATGTGTTTCCAACGAAACATGCTATTGGCCTTGAGACTGCTGATGGAAAGGAAATATTGATTCATTTTGGTATCGATACCGTCAACCTTAAAGGAGAAGGTTTCGAAGTGCTTGTTGAACAAGGAGATCAGGTGAAGCAAGGACAACCTATCCTAAAGGCTGATTTGGATTACATTGAAAAACATGCTAAATCTACAGTAACACCTATCGTTTTCACAAACCTTTCTGATGGAGAAAGTGTAAATGTGAACAAATCTGGTCAAGTAGACCTTGGAGAAGAAGATATTATTTCATTTGAAAAATAG
- the glcT gene encoding glucose PTS transporter transcription antiterminator GlcT, translated as MEDHYTILKILNNNVVIAIGENQQEAVLIGKGIGFSKKSGDRLEETNVDKLYVLKDEEKQHQYKQLISEIDESIILVMNDIIQLSEQKLNVQFDEHIHIALTDHIAFAIKRIQQGMDIVNPFLKETQLMYPREYAVAEEVVEVVHRETGVYLPDGEIGFITLHLHSATTSRSLSDLNKYSQLMNSLVQLIEQQLDISLDKGSINYVRLIQHLRRGIERIESGEQVGSQHKLAKVLKDEYPLCYNTAWKLMKVMQHQLGKKASDAEAIYLTMHLQRLSSQ; from the coding sequence ATGGAAGACCACTATACGATACTGAAAATATTAAATAATAATGTTGTCATTGCGATTGGTGAAAATCAGCAAGAAGCAGTGCTAATTGGAAAAGGCATCGGTTTCTCAAAGAAATCTGGTGATCGATTAGAAGAAACAAATGTAGATAAGCTATATGTGCTTAAAGATGAAGAAAAGCAGCACCAATATAAACAATTAATTTCTGAAATTGATGAAAGTATCATTCTAGTTATGAATGATATAATTCAACTTAGTGAACAGAAATTAAATGTTCAATTCGATGAACATATACATATTGCCTTAACGGACCACATTGCATTTGCGATAAAGAGAATACAACAAGGCATGGACATCGTGAATCCGTTTTTAAAAGAGACTCAGCTCATGTACCCGAGAGAATATGCTGTCGCAGAAGAAGTTGTAGAAGTGGTTCACCGGGAAACAGGGGTTTACCTTCCAGACGGTGAAATTGGATTTATAACCTTACATTTACATAGTGCGACTACAAGTCGCTCGCTATCAGACCTGAATAAGTACTCACAACTCATGAATTCACTTGTTCAACTTATTGAACAACAACTAGACATTAGTTTGGATAAAGGTAGTATCAATTACGTGAGACTGATTCAACACCTAAGGCGTGGAATCGAAAGGATTGAAAGTGGGGAGCAAGTAGGAAGTCAACATAAATTAGCAAAGGTGTTGAAAGACGAATATCCTTTATGCTACAATACTGCATGGAAACTGATGAAAGTTATGCAACATCAGTTGGGGAAGAAAGCTTCTGATGCAGAGGCTATATATTTAACGATGCATTTGCAAAGGCTTTCATCACAATAA
- a CDS encoding helix-turn-helix domain-containing protein, whose translation MKDKHYRPKPLLTKREREVFELLVQDKTTREIAEQLFISEKTVRNHISNTMQKLGVKGRSQAVVELLRLGELEI comes from the coding sequence TTGAAAGATAAACACTACCGACCGAAGCCTCTACTTACAAAAAGGGAGAGAGAAGTATTCGAACTTCTTGTTCAAGACAAGACAACCAGGGAGATTGCTGAACAACTTTTCATTAGTGAGAAAACGGTTCGAAATCACATTTCTAATACGATGCAAAAATTAGGTGTCAAGGGGCGCTCCCAGGCTGTCGTCGAGCTACTGCGGCTTGGCGAGTTGGAGATTTAG
- a CDS encoding acyl-CoA thioesterase yields the protein MKQISYIQDWENWVKDFHFFIDVKVRFSEVDPFNHLNNTVPFVYFEDARIQLFKELGFMGEWNKPEVNTIPVVSDLQCDFLNQVYFDEALKIYVKVARIGKTSIDLHYMAENEQGNAVFVGRGRIVHIDKNTGKPELWSGHMVERMENIKNSIKI from the coding sequence ATGAAACAGATTAGTTATATACAAGACTGGGAAAATTGGGTAAAGGATTTTCATTTTTTTATTGATGTAAAAGTACGCTTTTCTGAAGTAGATCCGTTTAATCATTTAAATAATACTGTACCTTTTGTTTATTTTGAAGATGCAAGAATTCAACTTTTTAAAGAACTAGGTTTCATGGGAGAATGGAACAAGCCTGAGGTAAATACAATACCAGTTGTGTCAGACCTTCAATGTGATTTTTTAAATCAAGTGTACTTCGACGAAGCACTCAAAATTTATGTGAAAGTCGCTCGGATAGGTAAAACTTCTATAGACTTGCATTATATGGCAGAGAATGAGCAAGGTAACGCTGTGTTTGTAGGACGTGGCCGAATTGTACATATCGATAAAAATACTGGAAAACCGGAATTATGGTCTGGCCACATGGTTGAACGAATGGAAAATATAAAGAATTCGATAAAGATATAA
- the sdhB gene encoding succinate dehydrogenase iron-sulfur subunit: MAEEKKIQFIIKRQDNPDSAAYDEQFEIPYRPNMNVISALMEIRRNPVNSKGENTTPITWEMGCLEEVCGACSMVINGKPRQSCTALVDKLEQPIRLEPMSTFPVVRDLQVDRSRMFDALKKVKAWIPIDGTYDLGPGPRMPETKRQWAYELSKCMTCGVCLEACPNVNDKSDFIGPAPLSQVRLFNAHPTGEMNKAERLEALMGDGGLASCGNSQNCVQSCPKGIPLTTSIAALNRDTTLQSFRSFFGSDAQ; this comes from the coding sequence ATGGCTGAAGAGAAAAAGATTCAATTCATAATTAAACGGCAGGACAACCCTGATTCAGCAGCTTATGATGAACAGTTTGAGATCCCTTATCGACCGAATATGAATGTCATTTCGGCATTGATGGAAATCCGTCGTAACCCAGTGAATAGTAAGGGTGAGAACACAACGCCAATTACTTGGGAAATGGGATGTTTAGAAGAGGTTTGCGGAGCTTGTTCAATGGTCATCAACGGTAAACCTCGTCAATCATGTACAGCGCTTGTTGATAAGTTAGAACAACCGATTCGTCTTGAGCCAATGTCAACATTCCCTGTCGTACGCGACCTTCAAGTTGATCGTAGTCGAATGTTTGATGCATTGAAGAAAGTAAAGGCGTGGATTCCTATTGATGGAACTTACGATCTAGGACCTGGACCGCGTATGCCTGAAACGAAACGACAATGGGCATATGAACTTTCGAAGTGTATGACATGTGGTGTTTGTTTAGAAGCTTGTCCGAATGTGAATGATAAATCAGACTTTATCGGACCTGCTCCATTATCTCAAGTACGTTTATTCAACGCTCATCCAACGGGTGAAATGAATAAAGCAGAACGTTTGGAAGCATTAATGGGTGACGGTGGACTAGCTTCATGTGGTAATTCACAAAACTGTGTCCAATCATGTCCTAAAGGTATTCCATTAACAACTTCTATCGCAGCATTAAATCGTGATACAACATTACAATCGTTCCGAAGCTTTTTCGGATCAGATGCTCAATAG
- the sdhA gene encoding succinate dehydrogenase flavoprotein subunit, producing MSKGNIIIVGGGLAGLMAAIKSAESGMHVDLFSLVPVKRSHSVCAQGGINGAVNTKGEGDSPWEHFDDTVYGGDFLANQPPVKAMCDAAPGIIHLLDRMGVMFNRTPEGLLDFRRFGGTQHHRTAFAGATTGQQLLYALDEQVRRYEVQGLVTKYEGWDFQSAVLDDDQVCRGIVAQNLKTSEIQSFKSDAVIMATGGPGVIFGKSTNSVINTGAAASALYQQGVHYANGEFIQIHPTAIPGDDKLRLMSESARGEGGRVWTYKDGKPWYFLEEKYPAYGNLVPRDIATREIFDVCVRQKLGINGENMVYLDLSHKDPKELDIKLGGIIEIYEKFMGDDPRKVPMKIFPAVHYSMGGMWIDYNQMTNIPGLFAAGECDYSQHGANRLGANSLLSSIFGGMVAGPKAAEYINGLEKTTEDISSTVYERQVKKEEDHLAQIMKMDGTENAYQLHKELGEWMTANVTVVRHNDKLKETDDKIVELMERYKNININDTSKWSNQGVSFTRQLWHMLQLARVVTLGALNRNESRGAHYKPDFPDRNDEEWLKTTKAIFNPEKNGPDFEYEPVDTSLIEPRKRDYSKKKGAK from the coding sequence ATGAGCAAAGGTAATATCATAATTGTTGGTGGTGGATTGGCAGGACTCATGGCTGCAATCAAATCCGCCGAATCAGGAATGCACGTTGATTTGTTCTCACTCGTACCTGTTAAACGCTCTCACTCCGTTTGTGCGCAAGGCGGAATAAACGGAGCGGTTAACACAAAAGGTGAAGGTGATTCGCCTTGGGAACACTTTGATGACACGGTATATGGTGGAGACTTCCTTGCGAACCAACCGCCAGTAAAAGCGATGTGTGATGCTGCACCTGGTATCATTCATTTATTAGATCGAATGGGTGTTATGTTCAACCGTACACCAGAAGGATTGTTGGACTTCCGACGCTTTGGAGGTACTCAACATCATAGAACAGCATTTGCTGGTGCCACAACAGGTCAGCAACTTCTTTATGCACTTGACGAGCAGGTGCGACGCTATGAAGTACAAGGTCTAGTTACGAAGTATGAAGGATGGGATTTCCAATCAGCAGTACTAGACGACGATCAAGTTTGTCGTGGTATCGTAGCTCAGAACTTGAAAACTTCTGAAATTCAAAGCTTTAAGTCAGATGCTGTCATTATGGCAACAGGTGGACCTGGTGTCATTTTCGGAAAATCTACGAACTCTGTAATCAATACTGGTGCAGCAGCATCAGCACTTTACCAACAGGGTGTTCACTATGCAAATGGTGAATTTATTCAAATTCATCCAACAGCAATTCCTGGAGACGATAAACTTCGATTGATGAGTGAATCAGCTCGTGGTGAAGGTGGACGTGTTTGGACTTATAAAGATGGTAAGCCTTGGTACTTCTTAGAAGAAAAGTATCCTGCTTATGGAAACTTAGTTCCACGTGATATTGCTACACGTGAAATTTTCGATGTTTGTGTGAGACAAAAGCTTGGTATAAATGGTGAAAACATGGTTTACCTCGATCTTTCTCACAAAGATCCTAAAGAGCTCGATATTAAGCTCGGTGGAATCATTGAAATCTATGAAAAGTTCATGGGAGATGACCCACGCAAAGTACCAATGAAGATCTTCCCTGCTGTCCATTATTCAATGGGTGGAATGTGGATCGATTATAATCAAATGACGAACATACCTGGTCTATTTGCAGCTGGAGAATGTGATTATTCACAGCACGGTGCAAACCGCTTAGGTGCGAACTCGTTGCTTTCTTCCATCTTTGGCGGAATGGTTGCAGGACCGAAGGCTGCAGAGTACATCAACGGTTTAGAAAAGACAACTGAAGATATCTCTTCTACGGTTTATGAGCGTCAAGTGAAGAAAGAAGAAGATCACTTAGCGCAAATTATGAAAATGGATGGCACTGAAAATGCATATCAACTTCATAAAGAGTTAGGTGAGTGGATGACTGCGAACGTTACAGTTGTTCGCCATAACGATAAGTTGAAAGAAACAGACGATAAGATTGTGGAATTGATGGAGCGGTATAAAAATATCAACATCAATGATACTTCTAAATGGAGTAACCAAGGTGTATCGTTTACACGTCAATTGTGGCACATGCTTCAATTAGCACGTGTCGTAACTTTAGGAGCATTAAATCGTAACGAAAGTCGTGGAGCGCATTACAAGCCAGACTTCCCAGATCGTAATGATGAAGAATGGTTGAAGACAACAAAAGCCATCTTTAATCCAGAGAAGAATGGTCCAGACTTTGAATACGAACCTGTTGATACGTCTCTCATCGAACCACGTAAGCGTGATTATTCTAAGAAGAAGGGGGCGAAATAA
- a CDS encoding succinate dehydrogenase cytochrome b558 subunit, with protein MANNKDFVLRRLHSLLGVIPIGLYLVQHLTVNHFATRGREEFNAAAHFMETLPFRYFLEIFVIFLPIIFHAVFGLYITFQARNNANRYGYFRNWMFMLQRVTGIITLIFISWHVWETRVAAAFGAEVNFNMMEEIFSNPIMVWFYVIGVLSTIFHFSNGLWSFLVSWGIAVSPRSQKIATYVTVGIFFAVSIIGMRSIFAFVYPEWFASLATNLPIL; from the coding sequence ATGGCAAATAATAAGGATTTTGTTTTAAGAAGACTACATTCGTTACTTGGTGTTATACCAATTGGTTTATATTTAGTACAACATTTAACAGTAAACCATTTTGCGACAAGAGGTCGTGAAGAATTTAATGCTGCAGCACACTTTATGGAGACACTTCCATTTCGTTATTTCCTTGAAATTTTCGTCATTTTTCTACCGATCATCTTTCATGCTGTATTTGGATTGTACATAACATTTCAGGCTCGTAATAATGCAAACCGATATGGTTACTTCCGAAACTGGATGTTCATGCTTCAGCGTGTAACAGGAATTATCACTTTGATATTCATTTCATGGCACGTATGGGAAACTCGAGTTGCAGCTGCATTCGGTGCAGAAGTGAATTTCAACATGATGGAAGAAATTTTTAGTAATCCAATCATGGTTTGGTTCTACGTAATTGGTGTCTTATCAACGATCTTCCATTTCTCAAACGGATTATGGTCGTTTTTAGTTAGCTGGGGTATTGCGGTTTCTCCACGCTCACAAAAGATCGCTACTTATGTGACAGTCGGAATATTCTTTGCAGTTTCAATTATTGGAATGCGTTCGATTTTCGCATTCGTATACCCTGAATGGTTTGCTTCTCTTGCGACAAACCTACCAATTTTATAA
- a CDS encoding YslB family protein yields the protein MKKDKNILPQPSEKESYLFGYELLRDVLLPELLGKEDQSLLYWAGRTLARKYPMDTTEELIQFFAKANFGELTLKEETTKDMTFELTSERISDLLTKRKHDSFQLEAGFLAEQIQRKKEKITESLEEVKRGKLDKIIFKVQWDRKDEVKDTEENPVHS from the coding sequence ATGAAAAAAGACAAGAATATCCTTCCACAACCTAGTGAAAAAGAAAGCTATTTATTTGGGTATGAATTATTAAGAGATGTGCTACTACCAGAGCTACTTGGGAAAGAGGATCAAAGTCTTTTATATTGGGCAGGAAGAACGTTAGCACGCAAATATCCTATGGACACGACTGAAGAACTTATTCAGTTTTTCGCAAAAGCTAATTTTGGCGAACTTACCTTAAAAGAAGAAACAACCAAAGATATGACCTTCGAACTAACTTCGGAGCGAATTTCTGACTTACTTACGAAGAGGAAACATGATTCCTTTCAATTAGAAGCAGGATTTCTAGCAGAACAAATTCAACGGAAGAAAGAAAAAATAACGGAATCATTGGAAGAAGTAAAACGTGGGAAACTCGATAAAATCATTTTCAAAGTTCAATGGGACCGTAAGGATGAAGTTAAAGATACCGAGGAAAACCCGGTTCATAGTTAA
- the uvrC gene encoding excinuclease ABC subunit UvrC has translation MEHHLKQKLSVLPNQPGCYLMKARNGTIIYVGKAKNLRNRVRSYFTGSHDGKTQRLVLEIVDFEYIVTSSDLEALVLEMNLIKKHDPRYNVMLKDDKSYPYIKITNEKHPRLITSRQIKKKSGRYFGPYPNAYAANETKKLLDRIYPLRKCNKLPDRVCLYYHMGQCLAPCVYDVTEEQNREMVEGIIRFLNGGHQDVKKDLQKKMEKAAEELEFERAKELRDQIRHIESVMEQQKMVHTDQKDRDVFGYHVDKGWMCVQVFFVRQGKLIERDVSLFPIYNDSEEEFLSFVGQFYLQKNHIMPKEILVPKHVENELLEKLLKIPVSQPQRGKKKDLVNLATKNAKIALSEKFELIQRDEERTIKAIENLGNQLGIDTPIRIEAFDNSNIQGTNPVSAMVVFTDGKPDKKQYRKYKIKTVEGPDDYASMREVTRRRYSRVLKEDIPLPDLIIIDGGKGQISAAIDVLENELGLSIPVCGLVKDDKHNTAQLMMGDPPAIVPLSRNSQEFYLLQRIQDEVHRFAITFHRQIREKGMVQSSLDSIPGIGEKRRKALLRHFGSFKRIKQASVEDLTNAQIPSSVAENIVTYFADLEKDREEK, from the coding sequence ATGGAACACCACCTCAAACAAAAATTGTCAGTGCTTCCGAATCAACCTGGCTGTTACTTAATGAAGGCTCGGAATGGCACGATCATATATGTTGGAAAAGCGAAAAATTTACGCAACCGTGTTCGATCTTATTTTACCGGATCACACGATGGAAAGACGCAAAGGCTCGTATTGGAAATCGTGGATTTTGAATACATCGTCACGTCTTCAGATTTAGAAGCACTTGTACTGGAAATGAATCTAATCAAGAAGCATGATCCGCGTTATAACGTCATGCTTAAAGATGATAAAAGTTATCCATATATAAAAATTACTAATGAGAAGCATCCTAGGTTAATTACGTCCCGTCAAATAAAGAAAAAGTCCGGACGTTATTTTGGTCCTTATCCAAATGCTTATGCTGCAAATGAAACGAAGAAACTTCTAGACCGCATTTATCCACTAAGAAAGTGTAATAAATTACCGGACCGTGTCTGTCTGTATTATCATATGGGACAGTGCCTTGCTCCTTGTGTATATGATGTTACAGAGGAACAAAATCGAGAAATGGTAGAGGGTATTATTAGGTTTTTGAATGGTGGACATCAAGATGTAAAGAAGGATCTTCAGAAGAAGATGGAAAAAGCAGCAGAGGAACTAGAGTTTGAACGCGCAAAGGAGCTTCGTGATCAAATTCGTCATATCGAATCTGTAATGGAACAACAGAAGATGGTTCATACAGACCAAAAGGATCGAGATGTGTTTGGATATCACGTAGATAAAGGCTGGATGTGCGTTCAAGTTTTCTTTGTACGACAAGGAAAGTTGATTGAACGAGACGTTTCTCTTTTCCCGATATATAACGACTCGGAAGAAGAATTCTTATCCTTTGTTGGGCAGTTCTATCTACAGAAGAATCATATTATGCCTAAGGAAATCTTAGTGCCCAAGCATGTTGAGAATGAATTGCTAGAAAAATTGCTTAAAATCCCTGTCTCTCAACCACAGCGAGGAAAGAAAAAAGACTTAGTAAATTTAGCTACAAAGAATGCTAAGATCGCATTGAGTGAAAAGTTTGAGTTGATTCAAAGAGATGAAGAGCGAACGATCAAGGCAATAGAAAATCTCGGAAATCAATTAGGAATTGATACACCAATTCGGATAGAAGCCTTTGATAATTCTAACATCCAAGGGACAAATCCAGTTTCTGCAATGGTTGTGTTTACGGATGGAAAGCCAGACAAAAAGCAATATCGAAAATATAAAATTAAGACTGTTGAAGGACCAGACGATTATGCTTCTATGCGAGAAGTCACTCGAAGACGTTATTCAAGGGTATTAAAAGAAGATATACCGTTACCTGATTTAATTATCATTGATGGCGGAAAAGGACAAATCAGTGCTGCCATCGATGTCTTGGAGAATGAACTTGGTTTATCGATTCCTGTATGTGGACTTGTAAAAGATGACAAGCATAATACTGCACAGTTGATGATGGGCGACCCACCGGCGATTGTTCCTTTGTCACGGAATAGTCAGGAATTTTACTTACTACAAAGAATACAAGATGAGGTTCACCGATTTGCCATCACATTTCACCGGCAAATTCGAGAAAAGGGCATGGTTCAATCGAGTTTGGACAGTATTCCTGGTATCGGAGAAAAGAGAAGAAAAGCTTTGTTGCGTCACTTCGGCTCCTTTAAGCGAATTAAACAAGCTTCTGTTGAAGATTTAACAAATGCTCAAATTCCAAGCTCGGTGGCTGAAAATATTGTGACTTACTTTGCTGATTTGGAGAAAGATAGAGAAGAAAAGTAA